The Stratiformator vulcanicus genome has a segment encoding these proteins:
- the phoU gene encoding phosphate signaling complex protein PhoU, producing the protein MSIHLIRDLETLHRDILTMCAMTEELLGRAIDEIDRPDESLVAKLAEEDRRIDWYDVQIEEKCLKILALHQPVAIDLRRIVTVLKISKELERCADLGVHIAERTAGLVDAEMKVKVPRRLPQMARFALDMLRRSIDAYVELDTEKARAVCNDDDIVDELNREIIGELTEVMKSSPTQVDPALHLFSASRHLERVADHATNIAEEAVYMVEGAIIRHRKKFPDRAPGEEINVPPDMAEPTSPGL; encoded by the coding sequence ATGTCGATTCACCTGATCCGAGATCTCGAGACGCTGCATCGCGACATCCTCACGATGTGCGCGATGACGGAGGAACTTCTCGGTCGAGCGATCGACGAAATCGATAGGCCCGACGAATCACTCGTGGCGAAGCTGGCCGAAGAGGACCGCAGGATCGACTGGTACGATGTGCAGATCGAAGAGAAATGCCTGAAGATTCTCGCCCTGCACCAACCGGTCGCGATCGATTTGCGTCGCATCGTGACGGTCTTGAAGATTAGTAAAGAACTCGAACGCTGTGCAGACCTCGGCGTCCATATTGCCGAACGGACTGCCGGTCTCGTCGATGCCGAGATGAAGGTGAAAGTGCCGCGGCGACTCCCGCAGATGGCGCGTTTCGCCCTCGATATGCTCCGTCGCAGTATCGACGCGTATGTCGAACTCGACACTGAGAAAGCACGGGCCGTGTGCAACGACGATGATATCGTCGATGAACTGAATCGCGAGATTATCGGAGAACTGACCGAGGTGATGAAGTCCTCACCGACGCAGGTCGACCCGGCGCTGCATCTGTTCTCCGCCAGTCGTCACTTGGAACGCGTGGCTGACCACGCAACCAACATTGCGGAAGAAGCGGTCTACATGGTCGAGGGGGCCATTATCCGGCACCGCAAGAAGTTTCCCGATCGGGCTCCGGGCGAAGAAATCAATGTGCCGCCGGACATGGCGGAACCGACCAGCCCGGGCCTATAA
- a CDS encoding sensor histidine kinase — MRYRLFWKFLLPYFVLAASAAFCLAWVCGNQLQASLLQQLAIRLNGADLVVAAGLVEDFDRSTDAKLQSRVERVAAATGTRITIIRADGTVLADSSEQVPELPNQLRNVELLRAQNVGFGTDIRFDETQGRIFYAARRIGPPDGLRGFVRTSVPMSTIDEEVSNFRVSIGLWSGILGLVGFCIAAWVSQRVSSPIGELTKAADVAAREGSGIRLPNSGGGDELSRLQQALRRMDEAQAEIISGLKDENQSLKQRGERSAAVLEGMTEGVLAVDPAERILLTNAASVRMLDLPPGDLLGRPLWEVVRNNSIQKVAQSALNGEPSATQEIEMSKQSKIVALRAGRLPGTPCPGVAIVLHDVTELRRLERLRNEFVSNVHHELKTPLAVISACVETILDGAKDNPNDLERFLQRVSDQTDRLSNLIGDLLRLARIESGLDVFDMAKLDVAKLVEDCVREHSEVASAKDVRLEIIPSVDAVRVEVDREGMRTILDNLVDNAINYTPCGGRVWLRWLSENGEAHIEVRDSGIGIPEEHLARVFERFHRVDAARSRAAGGTGLGLAIVKHLVQVFRGRIEVASVVDEGSTFTVHLPQA; from the coding sequence ATGAGGTACCGCCTGTTTTGGAAATTTCTTCTGCCGTACTTCGTTCTCGCCGCTTCCGCTGCGTTCTGTCTGGCGTGGGTCTGTGGGAATCAGTTGCAGGCATCACTCCTGCAGCAATTGGCAATCCGGCTTAACGGTGCCGATCTCGTCGTCGCCGCCGGCCTCGTTGAGGATTTCGATCGTTCCACCGACGCGAAACTTCAAAGTAGAGTTGAACGGGTGGCGGCCGCGACCGGGACTCGGATCACGATCATTCGAGCGGACGGGACCGTCTTGGCTGACAGTAGTGAGCAAGTTCCGGAACTACCAAATCAACTGCGAAACGTCGAATTGCTGCGAGCACAGAACGTCGGATTCGGCACCGATATTCGATTCGACGAAACGCAGGGACGAATTTTCTATGCGGCCCGCCGGATCGGTCCGCCCGATGGGCTTCGTGGTTTCGTGAGAACATCGGTGCCCATGAGCACGATCGACGAAGAGGTGAGCAATTTCCGCGTCTCGATTGGACTTTGGTCGGGAATCCTTGGCTTGGTCGGGTTTTGCATCGCCGCCTGGGTTTCGCAGCGTGTTTCCAGTCCGATCGGAGAACTGACGAAAGCTGCTGATGTCGCCGCGCGGGAAGGGTCCGGAATCCGCCTTCCCAACTCGGGCGGGGGTGACGAACTGTCGCGATTGCAGCAGGCACTACGGCGGATGGATGAAGCTCAAGCCGAGATCATCTCCGGGCTGAAAGACGAAAATCAATCCTTGAAACAGCGTGGTGAACGGTCGGCGGCCGTCCTCGAAGGCATGACCGAAGGCGTCCTCGCCGTTGATCCCGCCGAACGCATCTTGCTAACGAATGCCGCGTCGGTACGGATGCTCGACTTGCCTCCCGGCGACCTGCTGGGCCGGCCGTTGTGGGAGGTGGTTCGCAATAACTCGATTCAAAAGGTGGCGCAAAGCGCGCTCAACGGCGAACCGTCGGCCACGCAGGAAATCGAAATGTCGAAACAGTCCAAGATTGTGGCCCTCCGTGCGGGACGCCTACCCGGAACACCCTGCCCGGGTGTCGCGATCGTCCTGCACGACGTGACGGAACTGCGTCGCCTGGAACGACTACGTAACGAATTCGTGTCCAACGTGCATCACGAACTCAAGACGCCGCTCGCCGTCATCAGTGCCTGCGTCGAGACAATTCTCGATGGGGCGAAGGATAATCCGAACGATCTGGAGAGGTTCCTGCAACGGGTGTCGGATCAAACCGACCGGCTCAGCAATTTGATCGGCGACCTGCTCAGGCTGGCGCGGATTGAGTCGGGGCTCGATGTCTTCGACATGGCAAAACTCGACGTCGCGAAGTTGGTTGAAGACTGTGTGCGAGAGCATTCCGAGGTCGCCAGTGCGAAAGACGTTCGGTTGGAAATCATTCCAAGCGTCGATGCGGTCCGCGTCGAGGTCGATCGCGAAGGGATGCGGACGATTCTCGACAATCTCGTCGACAACGCGATTAATTACACCCCCTGCGGCGGAAGGGTGTGGCTCCGTTGGCTCAGCGAAAATGGGGAGGCACACATCGAAGTTCGTGATTCCGGAATCGGAATCCCCGAGGAACACCTCGCCCGAGTCTTCGAAAGATTTCACCGGGTCGACGCGGCACGGTCACGGGCCGCCGGCGGAACCGGACTCGGTTTGGCGATCGTAAAGCACCTCGTGCAGGTCTTTCGCGGACGGATCGAAGTCGCGAGCGTTGTCGACGAGGGCAGCACCTTCACGGTGCATCTCCCGCAGGCCTGA
- a CDS encoding ArnT family glycosyltransferase: protein MSRATVRRDLLLLSLLAGTVFFFDLGGADLFDDDEPKNAGCAAEMYARGDWLVPTFNGELRLHKPILLYWFMLTSYHMFGVTEFAARFFSAFFAVGTVLLTYDIGRRLFDRSAGLWSAVALATSPMFVVVARAANPDSVLIFPITLAFWAYLRLILRQNGGVLPDGQTLKTGDPSDSQDAWKQLIPRGWTMLLPYSAMAVAVLAKGPIGFVMPCGVLGLFIYLRSLGPQTTSTESSFWSAVLSTIQHYIRPVQLVRVALAMRPDLLILALLVIASPWYIAVGIATEGEWLAGFLGRHNVGRFLKPMEGHGGSPLYYVVAIIAGTFPWSVLPFPIAWQVARDFKAGDRSRTSHTLVLCWVGVFVVFFTLARTKLPNYVLPCYPAVALVIGRFFSIWLTEATSLPVWTRRAASVILVTAGVGMAVVLPIVAVYVLPGQEYLGLIGLIPIASGIVFYRLSEAGRFNTAKQSFAVSCVVFVTAIFWLAAPGVSRQQISRRFVEQIAADRADLPPITVFAFWRPNLVFYSRGLVPGFDSSEALDEYLAENHTARILVRSTDLERIDREITDRYRVTDRTQGFLRQDDVLLLEPANDLSEQELRLATLPAASGLH from the coding sequence ATGTCGCGCGCAACTGTCCGTCGTGATCTGCTTCTGTTGTCGCTATTAGCCGGTACGGTCTTCTTTTTCGACCTCGGCGGAGCCGACCTGTTTGACGACGACGAGCCGAAGAATGCGGGCTGCGCGGCGGAAATGTATGCCCGCGGCGACTGGTTGGTGCCGACGTTCAACGGCGAACTCCGGTTGCACAAACCGATCCTGCTCTACTGGTTCATGCTGACCTCGTATCACATGTTCGGCGTAACGGAATTTGCGGCGCGATTCTTTTCCGCATTTTTCGCTGTCGGCACGGTCCTGTTGACCTACGACATCGGCCGTCGGCTCTTCGACCGTTCCGCCGGGCTCTGGTCGGCAGTCGCGCTGGCTACGTCACCGATGTTTGTGGTTGTGGCCAGGGCCGCCAATCCCGATTCGGTTTTGATCTTTCCGATCACCCTCGCTTTCTGGGCATATCTTCGGCTGATTCTCAGACAGAACGGAGGCGTACTGCCGGACGGTCAGACGTTGAAGACCGGTGATCCATCGGACTCGCAAGACGCCTGGAAGCAACTGATTCCCCGCGGCTGGACGATGTTGCTGCCGTATTCGGCGATGGCGGTCGCCGTGCTGGCCAAAGGGCCGATCGGTTTCGTGATGCCTTGCGGCGTCCTCGGCCTGTTTATCTATCTGCGTTCGTTGGGACCGCAGACAACGTCGACCGAGTCGTCCTTCTGGTCTGCAGTGCTATCGACCATCCAGCACTATATTCGCCCTGTTCAACTGGTCCGTGTCGCGCTGGCGATGCGACCGGACCTATTAATTCTTGCCCTGCTTGTTATCGCTTCACCGTGGTACATCGCGGTAGGAATTGCGACCGAAGGCGAATGGCTCGCCGGATTCCTTGGGCGTCACAATGTCGGGCGATTCTTAAAGCCGATGGAAGGCCACGGCGGCTCGCCGCTCTATTATGTGGTCGCGATCATCGCTGGCACGTTCCCCTGGTCGGTCCTGCCGTTCCCGATCGCCTGGCAAGTCGCACGGGACTTTAAAGCGGGAGATCGATCTCGAACGTCTCACACGTTGGTCCTCTGCTGGGTCGGCGTCTTCGTCGTATTCTTTACCTTAGCACGCACAAAGCTGCCGAACTATGTCCTGCCGTGCTATCCCGCGGTTGCGTTGGTGATCGGCCGATTCTTTTCGATTTGGTTGACTGAAGCGACTTCGTTGCCGGTTTGGACGCGTCGAGCCGCCAGTGTGATTCTCGTGACAGCGGGGGTCGGCATGGCTGTCGTGCTGCCGATCGTCGCCGTTTATGTATTGCCGGGACAGGAGTATCTCGGATTAATCGGGCTGATTCCAATCGCCTCGGGCATCGTGTTCTATCGATTGTCAGAGGCCGGACGATTTAACACCGCAAAGCAAAGCTTCGCCGTTTCATGCGTGGTGTTCGTTACCGCAATATTCTGGTTGGCTGCGCCGGGAGTCAGTCGGCAACAAATCTCACGTCGATTTGTCGAACAGATCGCGGCAGATCGGGCTGATCTGCCGCCAATCACGGTATTCGCCTTCTGGCGACCGAACCTCGTGTTTTATTCCCGGGGACTCGTGCCGGGCTTCGATAGCTCGGAGGCGCTTGACGAGTATCTCGCCGAAAACCATACCGCCCGAATTCTGGTGCGTTCCACCGACCTCGAACGAATCGATCGGGAAATCACCGATCGCTATCGGGTCACCGACCGCACGCAGGGCTTCCTCAGACAGGACGATGTCCTTCTGCTGGAGCCCGCGAATGATCTCAGCGAACAAGAATTAAGATTGGCCACGTTGCCTGCTGCTTCAGGGCTTCACTGA
- a CDS encoding DUF1552 domain-containing protein, which yields MLHSPLSRRAVLRGVGGTLALPMLEAMTPITAVAAGQSGGDPVRSVFIGVEGGIWTGEDGFFPYRDGENVERANKWGKNGILPGGFVADTGPDFRLTSTLEPLAPVKDRLLVLSGLKHANDGIPNSVVNGHGQDLGTLLTGANISGTPGVSLKNRMSLDQYMASKIGDRTRYSSLEVVVGGGSYNTREATGLGYMGFLSYDADGNVCPVEGDPAALFDRLFTDGNAEQQAEREANRRKRRSILDSLRQDLNRLGSKVAPEDRRKLDEYATSIREIEKRVARQKEWENVPIDLPKGTKRPEPSKGRGGYGGDGAGRVEEMRLMLDLVALALQTDVTRIVTLRLGGYFGSFKFLGFPEDPHGVYAHNGGDPKKFAGARAIDRMHIEQLSYFLQKLDGIQESSGSVLDNSLVFYGAGLTNGPNGRRGRKEVTYDAHGQQNCPILMAGKAGGNLSTGRHVTFDDGTPLSNLYVNVMESMGMPDENFADSNGPLSGLA from the coding sequence ATGCTGCACTCCCCTCTCTCACGACGCGCGGTCCTTCGTGGTGTCGGCGGAACGCTAGCCCTGCCGATGTTGGAGGCCATGACGCCAATCACGGCGGTCGCGGCGGGACAGTCCGGCGGCGATCCGGTGCGCAGCGTTTTCATCGGCGTCGAGGGCGGTATCTGGACGGGCGAGGACGGATTCTTCCCTTATCGCGACGGTGAGAACGTCGAACGGGCGAACAAGTGGGGCAAGAACGGCATCCTGCCGGGCGGCTTCGTCGCCGATACCGGTCCCGACTTCCGGCTGACGTCGACTCTCGAGCCGCTGGCTCCGGTCAAGGATCGGCTGCTCGTGCTTAGCGGGCTTAAGCACGCCAACGACGGCATTCCGAACAGTGTCGTCAACGGCCACGGGCAGGACCTCGGAACTCTGCTGACTGGAGCAAATATTTCGGGCACGCCGGGCGTGTCGCTGAAAAATCGCATGTCGCTCGACCAGTATATGGCGAGCAAGATCGGCGATCGGACCCGCTACTCCTCGCTCGAAGTTGTCGTCGGTGGGGGAAGCTACAACACCCGCGAGGCGACCGGACTCGGCTACATGGGTTTCCTGAGCTATGACGCCGATGGAAACGTCTGCCCCGTCGAAGGTGACCCGGCCGCGCTATTCGATCGCCTCTTTACAGACGGCAATGCCGAGCAACAGGCCGAACGCGAGGCGAATCGCCGTAAGCGACGCAGCATCCTCGACAGCCTCAGGCAAGACCTCAACAGATTGGGGTCCAAAGTCGCGCCTGAAGACCGCCGAAAGCTCGACGAATACGCGACTTCGATTCGAGAGATTGAAAAACGGGTCGCCCGGCAGAAAGAGTGGGAGAACGTGCCGATTGACCTGCCCAAGGGGACGAAGCGACCGGAGCCGAGCAAAGGCCGTGGCGGTTATGGCGGCGACGGAGCGGGACGAGTGGAAGAGATGCGGCTGATGCTCGATTTAGTCGCCTTGGCCCTGCAGACCGACGTGACTCGCATCGTGACGCTTCGGCTCGGCGGTTACTTCGGAAGCTTCAAGTTTCTCGGCTTCCCCGAAGACCCGCACGGCGTCTATGCCCACAATGGTGGTGACCCGAAGAAGTTCGCCGGAGCGCGGGCGATCGACCGCATGCACATCGAGCAACTGTCCTACTTCTTGCAAAAGTTGGACGGCATTCAGGAGTCCAGCGGCTCGGTGCTCGACAACTCACTCGTCTTTTACGGGGCCGGTTTGACGAACGGTCCCAATGGTCGTCGTGGACGAAAAGAAGTGACTTACGACGCTCATGGGCAGCAGAACTGTCCGATCCTGATGGCGGGCAAGGCGGGCGGCAACTTGTCGACCGGTCGACATGTCACTTTCGACGACGGCACTCCGCTATCGAATTTGTACGTCAACGTTATGGAATCGATGGGCATGCCCGACGAGAACTTCGCCGACAGCAACGGTCCGCTCAGCGGTCTGGCGTAA
- a CDS encoding response regulator has protein sequence MKKPNILLVEDERDLAEILQYNLEREGFDVVHCADGQDGLRRAQSLLPDLIILDLMLPVFDGLEVCRELRSDPRTQHLRILMLTARGEEVDEIVGFSMGADDYVLKPFKTKPLIHRIKALLRRTPANGQQSDQLASGGVTIDRVNHMCTIDGKEVGLTPTEFRLLWTLIRQPGRPFSRNELMDTCRGEDANALERTIDVHIRSLRQKLNQKADYVETVRGIGYRFRPGNGNG, from the coding sequence ATGAAAAAGCCCAATATCCTCTTGGTCGAGGACGAACGCGATCTGGCCGAGATTCTTCAGTACAATCTGGAGAGGGAAGGCTTTGACGTCGTCCATTGTGCCGATGGTCAGGACGGGCTCCGGCGGGCCCAGTCGCTCCTGCCCGATCTCATCATTCTCGATCTGATGCTGCCGGTGTTTGACGGCTTGGAGGTTTGCCGAGAGCTGCGGAGCGATCCGCGCACACAGCATCTGCGAATCTTGATGCTGACTGCCCGTGGGGAGGAGGTCGACGAAATCGTCGGTTTCAGCATGGGCGCCGACGACTACGTTCTGAAACCGTTCAAGACGAAACCTCTGATTCATCGCATCAAGGCATTGCTGCGACGGACCCCGGCGAACGGGCAACAGTCTGATCAACTCGCCTCCGGCGGCGTCACCATCGATCGTGTCAATCACATGTGTACGATTGACGGCAAAGAGGTCGGTCTCACCCCGACGGAATTCCGATTGCTGTGGACGCTGATTCGGCAGCCCGGTCGGCCATTCAGCCGCAACGAATTGATGGATACGTGCCGAGGCGAAGACGCCAACGCCCTCGAACGCACGATCGACGTCCACATCCGTTCTTTGCGGCAGAAACTGAACCAGAAGGCCGATTACGTCGAGACCGTCCGAGGCATCGGATATCGGTTTCGGCCCGGCAATGGTAACGGGTGA
- a CDS encoding ArnT family glycosyltransferase: MMNEPAGERRLFADRKWIVDVAILTLLVVGIYAGRLTTLHLRGEETRRAEVAVEMLRSGDWIVPRQQGEFYHSRPPLGNWLIAIAGAARGGVDVVAARLPSVIAILLTTLVIYFYSTQYLSRAASFVAAVAFATMAQVMDIGWTAETEAVFTLLLASSLMVWHFGYSKGISPWIFWTAGYSLAALAALAKGPQGPVYFGAPVVAFLLWRRDWKTLFSAAHVVGGLSFVGIVGAWQIPYLLEAGPRNAYGVWFKLATNNFHSTTNYSRLIKHLLTFPLEVFGCMMPWSIGLIPLATKSFWRERVDLRGLSQFHLLAAAVTFPSIWFAADAVPRYFMPLYPLLAVMIGAACEFATDPKRTGWLAHWWPMTLRGSAVASVGLAAAVVAIALQPWGVLVRLQQPPAFVSLFCLVCLAAAAILLSLHRRARANEIRLAVTCIGCVLGLTFTGFMLNTRVNVQIDAAANVAVARDTMIGNAPLTSVGPLPHQFVFHFDRHIPMIKPADAAENPELVGPIFAVWNLLPEEEIPFEYEVIGEVQIDRFREGRDHQDEEVLVTVCRKLSDSPTQTAILPAIIDARK, from the coding sequence ATGATGAACGAACCGGCGGGAGAGCGGCGTCTTTTCGCGGATCGCAAGTGGATCGTCGATGTCGCGATCCTTACGCTCTTGGTCGTTGGCATTTACGCCGGGCGGCTTACAACCTTGCATCTGCGTGGCGAAGAGACACGCCGCGCCGAGGTTGCCGTCGAGATGTTGCGGTCCGGGGATTGGATCGTGCCTCGTCAGCAGGGCGAGTTCTATCACAGCCGGCCTCCGCTCGGGAATTGGCTGATCGCCATTGCCGGCGCGGCCCGCGGCGGGGTTGACGTCGTTGCGGCCCGGTTGCCCTCGGTGATCGCGATTCTGCTGACAACACTCGTCATCTACTTCTACAGCACGCAATACCTCAGTCGAGCTGCGTCGTTTGTCGCGGCGGTCGCCTTCGCGACGATGGCGCAGGTGATGGATATCGGGTGGACGGCGGAGACCGAAGCGGTCTTCACGTTACTACTCGCCTCATCGCTGATGGTATGGCACTTTGGCTATTCGAAGGGCATCTCACCTTGGATTTTTTGGACGGCCGGCTACAGCCTTGCGGCGCTCGCCGCCCTCGCCAAAGGTCCGCAGGGGCCGGTGTATTTCGGGGCTCCCGTCGTCGCATTCCTGCTTTGGCGACGTGACTGGAAAACGCTTTTCTCAGCCGCACATGTTGTTGGCGGACTCAGTTTCGTCGGAATCGTCGGAGCCTGGCAAATCCCGTATTTGCTTGAGGCCGGACCGCGCAACGCATACGGCGTATGGTTTAAGCTCGCGACAAATAACTTCCACAGCACCACGAACTACTCCCGGCTCATCAAGCACCTGCTGACGTTCCCGCTGGAAGTCTTCGGTTGCATGATGCCGTGGTCGATCGGATTGATCCCACTCGCGACAAAGTCTTTTTGGCGTGAACGTGTCGATCTTCGAGGACTTTCGCAGTTTCACCTATTGGCTGCGGCCGTGACGTTCCCGTCGATTTGGTTTGCCGCCGATGCCGTTCCACGCTACTTCATGCCGCTCTATCCACTGCTCGCGGTGATGATCGGTGCCGCTTGTGAATTCGCGACCGATCCGAAACGCACGGGGTGGTTGGCTCATTGGTGGCCGATGACTCTGAGAGGCTCTGCGGTGGCGTCGGTCGGGCTCGCCGCGGCTGTCGTCGCCATTGCTCTCCAGCCGTGGGGCGTCTTGGTTCGGCTACAGCAGCCGCCCGCTTTCGTATCGCTGTTCTGCCTGGTCTGCCTGGCCGCCGCCGCAATCCTGCTTTCACTGCATCGGCGGGCACGGGCCAATGAAATCCGATTGGCCGTCACGTGCATAGGCTGCGTCCTCGGCCTGACCTTCACCGGGTTCATGCTCAACACCCGCGTCAACGTGCAGATTGACGCGGCTGCCAACGTGGCCGTTGCCCGAGACACAATGATCGGGAACGCTCCTCTGACCAGTGTAGGGCCATTGCCGCATCAGTTCGTATTTCACTTCGACCGACACATTCCAATGATCAAGCCGGCCGACGCGGCTGAGAACCCTGAACTCGTCGGACCGATCTTCGCCGTCTGGAACTTGCTGCCGGAAGAAGAGATCCCCTTCGAATACGAGGTCATCGGGGAAGTGCAGATCGATCGCTTCCGGGAGGGTCGAGATCACCAAGATGAAGAAGTTCTCGTCACCGTCTGCCGCAAACTCAGCGATTCGCCGACGCAAACGGCCATCCTTCCGGCGATCATCGACGCCCGAAAATGA
- a CDS encoding phosphatase PAP2 family protein, which translates to MSAAEPLARIESRPSVSKAEEGASAATLPWWGLPSALLVAAVVVAPYDVVLSNLLFKQEAAHIGLLRTILNNIEPFGHGVGVVAIALVVFALEALPTKQRLFKAWAVLSTAAGAGISADILKLFVGRIRPRNYDFANLSTSSTFVDWLPGIASGGAPHSFPSAHSATAAGLAVILTYYYPKGRGLFALFTVLVVGHRINSGAHFPSDVLVGLSVGLLFGTLCTKILIPRFEPKS; encoded by the coding sequence ATGTCCGCGGCCGAGCCGCTCGCTCGAATCGAGTCCCGTCCCTCGGTATCAAAAGCCGAAGAAGGCGCATCGGCTGCGACGTTGCCGTGGTGGGGATTGCCATCGGCACTGCTTGTCGCTGCGGTCGTTGTCGCACCGTACGACGTCGTGCTTTCGAATCTGCTTTTTAAGCAGGAAGCCGCTCATATCGGGCTGCTGCGAACAATTCTCAACAATATCGAACCGTTCGGTCACGGAGTCGGTGTCGTTGCGATCGCTTTAGTCGTATTTGCGCTCGAAGCACTTCCGACAAAACAGCGGCTGTTCAAAGCATGGGCCGTACTTTCCACGGCGGCCGGAGCGGGGATTTCCGCCGACATTCTGAAATTGTTCGTCGGTCGAATTCGTCCGCGTAACTACGACTTCGCCAACCTCTCGACGAGTTCAACGTTTGTCGATTGGTTACCGGGAATCGCCTCCGGCGGCGCTCCCCACAGCTTCCCCTCGGCCCATTCGGCGACCGCCGCCGGGTTGGCTGTCATCCTGACGTATTACTACCCGAAGGGCCGCGGCCTGTTCGCCTTGTTCACAGTGCTGGTTGTCGGACACCGCATCAATTCCGGTGCACACTTTCCAAGCGACGTTCTGGTCGGCCTGAGTGTCGGGCTGTTATTCGGCACTCTGTGCACGAAGATTCTTATTCCGCGTTTTGAGCCAAAGAGCTAA
- a CDS encoding GNAT family N-acetyltransferase yields MKYIRRFRMEVRCDAVSGTSELPDGYRWVRWTPELARRHARVKFLSFRSEIDTRLFSCFETYRGCLKLMNDICRQSSFFPDSTWLIAKQSFVDLSTLDCGTIQGMRVAEKLGAIQNVGIIRDARGLGLGRALVVKAIEGFRETGAQRVYLEVTADNRPAVALYESLGFRVTRTMFKAARRFSAPVRV; encoded by the coding sequence ATGAAATACATTCGTCGATTTCGTATGGAAGTCCGCTGTGATGCGGTGTCCGGTACCTCAGAACTGCCGGATGGCTACCGGTGGGTGCGCTGGACTCCGGAACTGGCTCGACGACATGCCCGGGTCAAATTCCTCAGCTTTCGGTCGGAAATCGATACGCGATTGTTCAGTTGTTTCGAGACGTATCGCGGCTGCCTGAAGCTGATGAACGACATCTGCCGCCAGTCTTCTTTTTTTCCCGACTCGACCTGGCTGATCGCGAAGCAATCGTTCGTCGACCTCTCGACACTCGATTGCGGCACAATTCAAGGGATGCGTGTCGCCGAGAAGCTCGGTGCGATTCAAAATGTCGGTATTATTCGCGATGCCCGAGGGCTGGGACTCGGACGTGCCCTCGTCGTAAAAGCGATTGAAGGCTTTCGCGAAACGGGAGCCCAGCGGGTCTATCTTGAAGTCACAGCCGACAACCGCCCGGCCGTCGCGCTGTACGAATCGCTCGGTTTTCGGGTGACCCGCACAATGTTCAAGGCCGCTCGACGTTTTTCAGCGCCGGTTCGCGTCTGA
- a CDS encoding endonuclease/exonuclease/phosphatase family protein, whose translation MKNITCAFAIFLLAPCFCSAAPPATTAVSFNIRVGAARDGENSWKFRKDNLVKSIKTLSPDLLGTQETLPFQRDFLAQQLPEYSVFGVGREDGREKGEIMAIFWRTERFEKLDGGHFWLSETPEDAGSKSWDSSLPRMATWVQLRDRLDEDAQPIYFINTHFDHRGPDARLQSANLIRKRIGELGRGCSVILTGDFNANEGSPPYRAMFAERAKVKSPLVDTFRTVHSLRGDNEGTWSAFKADHKSSRRIDWIGCSRDWTIKKAGIDRKGYEGRYPSDHYAVFAVLTR comes from the coding sequence TTGAAAAATATCACTTGCGCTTTCGCCATCTTTCTGCTGGCCCCTTGCTTCTGCTCGGCCGCACCTCCGGCTACCACCGCGGTCAGCTTTAATATCCGGGTGGGAGCCGCACGCGATGGTGAGAATAGTTGGAAATTTCGTAAGGATAATCTCGTCAAGTCGATCAAGACGCTCTCACCGGACCTCTTGGGGACTCAGGAAACGCTCCCGTTCCAGCGGGACTTCCTCGCCCAACAACTCCCTGAGTACAGCGTGTTCGGCGTCGGTCGTGAAGACGGCCGGGAGAAGGGCGAGATTATGGCGATCTTTTGGCGAACGGAACGGTTTGAGAAACTCGATGGCGGTCACTTCTGGTTAAGCGAAACCCCAGAAGACGCCGGTAGTAAAAGCTGGGACAGTTCCCTTCCGCGTATGGCGACCTGGGTCCAACTTCGAGATCGGCTCGATGAAGACGCGCAACCGATCTATTTCATCAATACGCATTTCGACCACCGCGGTCCGGACGCACGCTTGCAAAGTGCGAACCTCATTCGCAAGCGCATCGGCGAACTGGGAAGAGGCTGCTCCGTCATTTTGACCGGCGACTTTAATGCGAACGAGGGAAGCCCCCCATACCGCGCCATGTTTGCTGAGCGAGCGAAAGTAAAATCACCTTTGGTCGATACCTTTCGCACCGTCCACTCGCTACGTGGTGACAACGAGGGGACATGGAGCGCCTTTAAGGCAGATCACAAGTCTTCCCGGCGAATCGACTGGATCGGCTGTTCCCGCGACTGGACGATTAAGAAAGCCGGCATCGATCGGAAAGGCTACGAGGGGCGATACCCTTCAGACCACTACGCCGTGTTCGCAGTTTTGACGCGATAG